A genomic segment from Tuwongella immobilis encodes:
- the rnpA gene encoding ribonuclease P protein component produces MSSESEPRPPATFRPWEHLKSPKQFEAIYAAKRSASDGVLIVYAARNDLPHLRIGLSVSRRVGNAVKRNRIKRLFREAFRLSKSELPPGLDLILIPRAGKTLELEQIRASLVKLVSQLRRRVLRSETPS; encoded by the coding sequence ATGTCGTCCGAATCGGAACCGCGACCGCCTGCCACATTTCGCCCGTGGGAGCATCTGAAATCGCCGAAACAATTTGAGGCGATCTACGCGGCCAAGCGTTCGGCGAGCGATGGTGTGCTGATCGTCTATGCCGCGCGGAACGATCTGCCGCATTTGCGGATCGGGTTATCGGTTTCGCGCCGCGTCGGCAATGCGGTCAAACGGAATCGGATCAAACGGCTATTCCGCGAGGCATTCCGTTTGAGTAAATCCGAGTTGCCGCCGGGATTGGATCTGATTCTCATCCCCCGTGCGGGCAAGACGTTGGAGCTGGAGCAGATCCGCGCATCGCTGGTGAAATTGGTATCGCAATTGCGTCGTCGCGTGTTGCGAAGCGAGACCCCATCATGA
- the trpC gene encoding indole-3-glycerol phosphate synthase TrpC, producing MPTILDEIITQKHREIETAKRTISEQALEARIENPRNELPELRDFTGQLRNAVGIGVIAEVKKASPSAGLIRADFHPQQIAQIYTQFGANCISVLTDEHFFQGNLAYLQQIREVVSTPLLRKDFIVDRYQLLEARVFGADAVLLIAECLPGDTLAMLYRQARQLGLHVLVELHDAHEVNRVVDTGAELIGVNNRDLRTFETRLEHTLTLAEQIPADRLLISESGIRTSADVMRLKAGGSRGILVGESLMRAADIGQALQQLIGPIRFPTNDAAGRADGDSGSGTGIS from the coding sequence ATGCCAACGATTTTAGACGAGATTATCACGCAGAAACATCGTGAGATTGAGACGGCCAAGCGGACCATCTCCGAACAAGCGTTGGAAGCGCGAATCGAGAATCCCCGCAACGAACTGCCGGAACTCCGCGATTTCACGGGTCAATTGCGAAATGCGGTCGGAATCGGCGTCATTGCCGAAGTGAAAAAGGCTTCGCCCTCCGCCGGGTTGATTCGAGCCGACTTTCATCCCCAACAGATTGCCCAAATTTATACCCAATTCGGGGCCAATTGCATTAGTGTGTTGACGGATGAACATTTCTTTCAGGGGAATCTCGCCTATTTGCAACAGATTCGAGAAGTGGTTTCAACCCCGTTGTTGCGAAAAGATTTTATCGTCGATCGCTACCAATTGTTGGAAGCGCGAGTCTTCGGGGCCGATGCGGTGTTATTAATCGCAGAGTGTCTGCCCGGTGATACGTTGGCGATGTTATATCGCCAAGCGCGGCAGTTGGGCCTGCATGTGTTAGTCGAACTGCACGATGCCCATGAGGTCAATCGGGTGGTGGATACCGGGGCGGAGTTGATTGGCGTGAACAATCGGGATCTCCGCACCTTTGAAACGCGGTTGGAACACACCCTGACACTCGCGGAACAGATCCCAGCGGATCGGCTCTTGATTAGCGAAAGTGGCATTCGTACCAGCGCCGATGTGATGCGGCTCAAGGCCGGCGGATCGCGCGGGATTCTCGTGGGTGAGTCGTTGATGCGGGCAGCGGATATTGGCCAGGCGTTGCAGCAACTCATTGGCCCGATTCGATTTCCGACGAATGACGCAGCGGGAAGGGCGGATGGCGATTCCGGTTCGGGGACGGGGATTTCGTGA
- a CDS encoding lactate racemase domain-containing protein, producing MNDVELTVGRSRWTVSIPPEKRVPLHPEGTGNPIAPVRLLLQQALQQPIRFEPLRRILTPDDSIVIVFDERLPQCVTLLQGVVEELQSAGIAPGQITVLTAPGAQQAWLDDLPESLREIRRLVHAPEDRQQLAYLASTQAGRRLYWNSALVEADQILVLTSHRPDLVAGELSGTTALWPRFSDQATIDEWAARWERKSRNDYAHDLQEEALEAASLLGIPFMIEVIESSQDSIDSILAGLSEITPDVRSQHLQRWGNTIHQRASLVIATISGDPRRHDFDDICRALRAARKAVDPGGWLLLLTEIHPNFPESMQALRHADDPADAIRPLSKRKGLDRVPALDWALAANRARLALAVDLDPETLEDLAALHVADVRSVQRLIDSCDSVLVLPDAHQIRLRLSDAPTT from the coding sequence ATGAATGACGTGGAATTAACCGTTGGCCGGTCTCGGTGGACTGTCTCCATTCCCCCCGAGAAGCGGGTTCCGCTGCACCCGGAAGGGACCGGCAACCCCATCGCCCCGGTACGGCTGTTGTTGCAACAAGCGTTGCAGCAGCCCATTCGCTTCGAGCCACTCCGACGCATCCTCACGCCTGATGATTCGATCGTCATTGTGTTCGATGAGCGATTGCCCCAATGCGTGACCTTACTTCAAGGGGTGGTCGAAGAGTTACAGTCCGCAGGAATCGCCCCCGGACAAATCACCGTCTTGACCGCTCCAGGAGCGCAACAGGCGTGGTTGGATGATCTTCCGGAATCGTTGCGCGAGATTCGGCGACTGGTGCATGCTCCCGAAGATCGCCAGCAGCTCGCCTATCTCGCATCCACCCAGGCCGGACGGCGACTCTATTGGAATTCCGCGTTGGTCGAAGCGGATCAGATTCTCGTGCTGACCAGCCACCGCCCCGATTTGGTTGCGGGGGAACTGAGCGGAACTACCGCACTTTGGCCGCGATTCAGCGATCAGGCGACCATTGATGAATGGGCCGCGCGTTGGGAACGCAAATCTCGCAACGATTATGCCCACGATCTCCAAGAAGAAGCACTGGAAGCGGCATCGCTCTTGGGGATTCCATTCATGATCGAAGTCATCGAATCATCGCAAGATTCGATTGATTCGATTCTCGCGGGATTATCCGAGATTACGCCCGATGTGCGCTCGCAACATTTGCAGCGCTGGGGGAATACGATCCATCAGCGGGCATCGCTGGTGATTGCGACAATCTCCGGTGATCCGCGTCGTCACGATTTCGATGACATTTGTCGTGCCCTTCGCGCGGCCCGAAAAGCCGTTGATCCGGGGGGATGGTTGCTGTTGCTCACGGAAATCCATCCGAATTTTCCCGAATCGATGCAAGCGCTTCGCCATGCCGATGATCCGGCTGATGCGATTCGCCCGCTGTCCAAACGCAAAGGATTGGATCGAGTTCCCGCGCTCGATTGGGCATTGGCGGCGAATCGGGCCAGGTTGGCGCTGGCCGTCGATCTTGATCCCGAGACACTCGAAGATTTGGCTGCACTGCATGTTGCCGATGTTCGCTCGGTTCAGCGATTGATTGATTCATGCGATTCGGTGCTGGTCCTGCCCGACGCTCATCAGATCCGCTTACGACTTTCGGATGCTCCCACCACCTGA
- a CDS encoding class I SAM-dependent rRNA methyltransferase produces the protein MNPPSSRPRVLLKPRKAQPFYNRHPWVFSSAIERTEGEPQDGDLVDLISHGDHFVARGLYNSQSKLMVRLYSWDSAREIDAAFWQERIERAYQLRRDLLGLVGPESGYRLISSEADGMSGLTVDVYAGFAVVQLTSLGMAKRKDEILGALQAVIQPRGIYLRTEKGIGTLEGIALQDGPISGEIPPPDLTILEHGLRLRVNLAEGQKTGYYLDQRDNRQAVAKYAAGKRVIDAFCYSGGFGLHAARAGAASVYAIDGSEGALQLARLNAEANGLRGIEFTKADVFVELERMLQRGEKADIVVLDPPKFARARNAVNEALKGYRRLQSLGLQLLVPGGILVMCCCSGLVEPIALDEVLTQVANGERRELQILERRFAAPDHPVSLTCPESEYLKCLIARVW, from the coding sequence GTGAATCCCCCATCATCCCGCCCGCGTGTGCTGCTAAAGCCTCGCAAAGCTCAACCATTCTACAATCGCCATCCCTGGGTGTTCTCCAGTGCGATCGAACGCACCGAAGGGGAACCGCAGGATGGCGATCTGGTCGATTTGATTTCACACGGCGATCATTTCGTGGCCCGTGGATTGTACAATTCGCAATCCAAGTTGATGGTGCGATTGTATTCTTGGGACAGTGCCCGGGAAATCGATGCCGCATTCTGGCAGGAACGCATCGAACGGGCCTACCAACTGCGGCGCGATCTGCTCGGATTGGTCGGCCCCGAAAGTGGGTATCGGCTCATTTCCAGCGAAGCTGACGGGATGTCCGGGCTAACGGTGGATGTGTACGCGGGCTTTGCCGTGGTGCAACTCACCTCGTTGGGAATGGCCAAACGAAAAGACGAGATTCTCGGTGCGCTGCAAGCCGTGATTCAACCTCGCGGGATCTATCTGCGAACCGAAAAAGGCATCGGTACCCTCGAAGGGATCGCCCTGCAAGATGGTCCCATCTCGGGCGAGATTCCTCCGCCGGATCTGACGATTCTGGAACATGGTTTGCGCTTGCGGGTGAATCTGGCCGAGGGGCAAAAGACCGGATACTACCTGGACCAACGGGATAATCGGCAAGCGGTGGCGAAGTATGCCGCGGGCAAGCGCGTGATTGATGCGTTCTGCTATTCCGGCGGGTTTGGGCTGCACGCGGCCCGCGCCGGGGCGGCTTCGGTCTACGCGATTGATGGTTCGGAAGGGGCGTTGCAATTGGCCCGGTTGAATGCCGAGGCCAACGGTCTTCGTGGCATCGAATTTACGAAGGCTGATGTGTTCGTCGAGTTGGAACGCATGTTACAGCGGGGCGAGAAGGCGGATATCGTGGTTTTGGATCCGCCGAAATTTGCCCGAGCCCGCAACGCCGTCAACGAGGCATTAAAAGGATATCGTCGGTTACAAAGTCTGGGCTTGCAATTGCTTGTGCCAGGCGGCATTCTCGTGATGTGTTGCTGTTCCGGATTGGTGGAACCGATTGCGTTGGACGAAGTCCTGACCCAGGTCGCCAATGGCGAACGCCGTGAGTTGCAAATCTTGGAACGCCGATTCGCGGCCCCGGATCATCCGGTGAGCCTGACTTGTCCGGAGTCGGAGTATCTGAAATGCCTCATCGCACGGGTTTGGTAA
- a CDS encoding DnaJ C-terminal domain-containing protein, with the protein MPRDWYDVLSVPRNASSEEITKAYRKLARKYHPDRNPGDKQAEASFKEVQNAYDVLSDSTKRAEYDQYGHSGAPKFGPGGPGGGFGGFPGQGQQVDPRMAEELFGQIFGGGGGSFEDLLGGGGAGRRRGRRAAPQDVEVETEVPFMVAANGGTVNLAVSDREISVKIPAGFPSGKKLRVAGMAPGGGDIHVRVTVADHPYFRREGNDIIVEVPISTTEAMLGCKVEAPLIDGKTVVAKVPPGTSSGARLRVRGKGINGGDQYLQFKIVATAPANDRAKELLEELQTIQGQDVRAAMPWTNAAG; encoded by the coding sequence ATGCCGCGCGATTGGTACGATGTGTTGAGCGTTCCGAGGAATGCCAGTTCCGAGGAAATTACAAAAGCGTATCGAAAATTGGCCCGAAAATATCATCCCGATCGCAACCCGGGAGATAAGCAGGCCGAGGCTTCCTTCAAAGAAGTCCAAAATGCTTACGATGTTTTAAGCGATAGCACCAAGCGTGCCGAATACGATCAATATGGCCATTCCGGGGCACCCAAATTCGGCCCAGGCGGTCCCGGGGGCGGATTCGGCGGATTCCCCGGTCAGGGGCAACAAGTTGACCCACGCATGGCCGAAGAGTTGTTCGGGCAAATCTTCGGTGGCGGCGGTGGCTCGTTCGAGGATCTGCTCGGCGGCGGTGGAGCGGGACGGCGTCGCGGTCGGCGAGCGGCCCCGCAAGATGTCGAAGTGGAAACCGAAGTCCCGTTTATGGTTGCGGCGAATGGAGGCACGGTAAACCTGGCTGTGAGTGATCGAGAAATTTCGGTCAAAATTCCGGCAGGATTCCCCAGCGGCAAGAAGCTTCGCGTCGCGGGAATGGCCCCAGGCGGTGGGGATATTCACGTTCGTGTGACGGTTGCGGATCACCCGTACTTCCGTCGTGAAGGCAACGATATCATCGTCGAAGTGCCGATTAGCACCACCGAAGCAATGCTTGGATGCAAAGTTGAAGCACCGTTAATCGATGGGAAGACGGTTGTGGCCAAGGTGCCGCCCGGAACGTCGAGCGGTGCCCGGTTGCGAGTGCGGGGCAAAGGAATCAACGGCGGCGATCAGTATTTGCAATTCAAAATCGTGGCCACGGCACCGGCGAACGATCGGGCCAAGGAATTGCTCGAAGAATTGCAAACCATTCAAGGGCAAGATGTTCGGGCCGCGATGCCTTGGACCAACGCCGCAGGATAA
- a CDS encoding Gfo/Idh/MocA family protein, whose translation MATAPNSDGLNRRRFIQQSASAGVTLSVTASGYRTVLGANERLGVAILGAGARAQAHIDTILALKRDGIPIDVVGVCDVWDGWEGEYWNEFPVGHRTKRRYAQGLNPTAVKCGLNPTDRQRVTKDYRRLLDRSDVHAVCIATPDHWHAKMIVDAARAGKHIFCESPLTRTAREAAQVKDVLQQTQRVLTVGVPSLTDSGIMLARECLRRGRIGPAVHAQAGVHRNDIRGMWRFYRVLPTMTPQTIDWPKFLGVDPHCGIDSPELAPDFPFNATLFAQWRTSRHFGNGPLSDLLIHPLSRLLSVLPYRSLRRVTAAGGLFLETDGRDVPDVATLLADFSEGGQVALTATTVNSYPQEEVIRGRFGTMRFERGSVSIINEDPSRSSLLPNRLEGLIPATETLRYDPERLENRALWLDWLKAVHDGRTSTISPAEIGCLSSTIVHMGMVTMLGTLGESPDSR comes from the coding sequence ATGGCCACAGCTCCCAATTCGGACGGCTTAAATCGACGCCGGTTTATTCAACAATCTGCCTCAGCTGGTGTCACATTATCCGTTACCGCGTCGGGGTATCGCACGGTTCTGGGAGCAAATGAACGACTGGGAGTGGCGATTCTGGGAGCCGGAGCGCGTGCGCAAGCCCATATTGACACAATCCTTGCGCTCAAACGCGATGGAATACCCATCGATGTTGTCGGGGTTTGTGATGTCTGGGATGGTTGGGAAGGGGAATACTGGAATGAGTTTCCCGTGGGGCATCGCACGAAGCGGCGATATGCCCAAGGGCTGAATCCCACCGCCGTGAAATGTGGCCTGAATCCGACCGATCGCCAACGCGTCACCAAAGATTATCGGCGATTATTGGATCGTTCCGATGTGCATGCGGTCTGTATCGCGACGCCGGATCATTGGCATGCGAAAATGATTGTGGATGCAGCGCGGGCCGGCAAACACATCTTCTGCGAATCTCCGTTGACACGAACCGCACGTGAGGCCGCTCAGGTCAAAGACGTGTTACAGCAAACGCAACGTGTTCTCACGGTTGGAGTTCCGTCGCTAACCGATTCCGGAATCATGCTCGCTCGGGAATGCCTTCGTCGGGGGCGAATCGGGCCGGCGGTCCACGCACAAGCGGGAGTGCATCGCAACGATATTCGGGGAATGTGGCGATTCTATCGCGTGTTGCCGACCATGACCCCGCAGACCATCGACTGGCCGAAGTTCCTCGGCGTTGATCCGCATTGCGGCATCGATTCTCCCGAATTGGCACCCGATTTTCCATTTAACGCCACATTATTCGCGCAATGGCGAACCTCACGTCACTTTGGCAATGGACCGCTATCCGATTTATTGATTCATCCGCTCAGCCGATTGTTAAGTGTGTTACCCTATCGATCGCTTCGCCGCGTGACCGCCGCCGGTGGGTTATTCTTAGAGACAGACGGCCGTGATGTGCCGGATGTGGCCACCCTGTTGGCAGATTTCTCCGAGGGGGGACAGGTTGCGTTGACCGCGACGACCGTTAATTCGTATCCGCAAGAAGAAGTCATTCGTGGGCGGTTTGGCACCATGCGATTCGAGCGTGGCAGTGTCTCGATCATTAACGAAGATCCATCACGAAGTTCGCTGCTGCCCAACCGGCTGGAAGGATTGATTCCCGCCACGGAAACGCTGCGATACGATCCGGAACGACTGGAAAATCGTGCCCTTTGGCTCGACTGGCTCAAAGCAGTCCACGACGGGCGAACCTCCACGATCAGCCCTGCGGAAATCGGCTGTCTTTCATCGACGATTGTACATATGGGGATGGTGACGATGTTAGGCACACTCGGTGAGAGCCCCGATTCTCGTTGA
- a CDS encoding carboxylesterase family protein, whose translation MTGFLNREFKNSDGTISKYVIFVPHDYSPEKPVPTILFLHGSGETGTDGLKQTTVGLPNAIRKQEKTFPFLTIMPQASPVSPVRDRWFAGQPNGDRAMAILKEVEQEFKVDSKRIYLTGLSMGGFGTWNLAAAYPKRFAAIVPVCGGGDPKSAEKIKEIPCWCFHGDEDKAVNVKLSREMIQALKAAGANPKYTEYPGVGHNSWDAAYGTAELYPWLLSHQSP comes from the coding sequence ATGACCGGATTTTTGAATCGGGAATTTAAGAATTCGGACGGCACGATTTCCAAGTATGTGATTTTCGTCCCTCACGATTATTCGCCGGAAAAACCGGTTCCGACCATCCTATTTTTGCATGGCTCGGGTGAGACGGGGACTGACGGTCTGAAACAGACGACCGTTGGACTGCCGAATGCGATTCGCAAACAAGAAAAGACGTTCCCATTTCTCACGATTATGCCGCAAGCATCGCCGGTTTCCCCGGTGCGTGATCGTTGGTTTGCCGGGCAACCCAACGGGGATCGCGCCATGGCGATTCTGAAGGAAGTCGAACAAGAATTTAAGGTCGATTCCAAGCGGATTTATCTGACTGGATTATCGATGGGCGGCTTTGGCACCTGGAATTTAGCCGCCGCGTATCCCAAACGATTTGCCGCGATTGTCCCCGTGTGTGGCGGGGGCGATCCGAAATCTGCGGAAAAAATCAAAGAGATTCCCTGCTGGTGTTTTCACGGAGATGAAGATAAAGCCGTGAATGTCAAACTCTCACGCGAGATGATTCAAGCGTTGAAAGCGGCAGGAGCGAACCCGAAATATACCGAATATCCCGGCGTTGGACACAATAGCTGGGATGCGGCATATGGAACCGCCGAATTGTATCCCTGGTTGCTGAGCCATCAATCGCCGTGA
- a CDS encoding Gfo/Idh/MocA family protein, with protein sequence MADQTDRREFIKTSAVLGAAATMSAASYDRVYGANETIRVGFLGVGGRCQQHIDVVLEMRDQKKGVAPIAVCDVWDGDPELGSRKGRGLYPSAKRCGLDINDKKHVSKDYRVILDQKDVDLVAIATPDHWHAKMAIDAMEAGKDVYCEKPMTRTIGEAQLVVDAAVKNNRVMTVGVQSMADPTWLEAYNYIRSGKLGHVMQGQTSYFRNYIGGQWRYYPLKRDMNPKTIDWDMFLGHKFELGGEKLGPTPEEMPFDRAVWAQWRCYWPFGGGMFTDLFVHQTTHLISAMGVRYPARVTGGGGIYLEYDGRDVPDVATVVADYNEGCQVIISATMCNDTQLGEVIRGRLGTIKFMGGGDYVKGFEVFGQEISGGPAKPKTGFGSPIFTYNNPKAGNATYALWADFLEHVRTRDRQTLSTPELGAAAFTTVAMGSQSYRTGKVLFWDSSKRKAVEADASWAAKLEARSKKRDKPSQIIGWQGGDSGSVVIPPDYQKLEGPWVDGKDPAGA encoded by the coding sequence ATGGCCGATCAAACTGATCGTCGAGAATTTATCAAGACCAGCGCAGTGCTGGGCGCAGCTGCGACGATGTCCGCCGCCAGCTATGATCGCGTCTACGGGGCCAACGAAACGATTCGCGTTGGTTTCCTCGGCGTAGGTGGCCGCTGCCAGCAGCACATTGATGTGGTGCTGGAAATGCGCGACCAAAAGAAGGGCGTTGCCCCGATCGCGGTTTGCGATGTGTGGGACGGCGACCCCGAACTGGGTAGCCGCAAAGGTCGTGGGTTGTATCCTTCGGCCAAGCGTTGCGGCCTGGATATCAACGATAAGAAGCACGTCTCGAAGGATTACCGCGTCATTCTCGATCAGAAAGACGTGGACCTGGTGGCGATCGCGACCCCGGACCACTGGCACGCCAAAATGGCGATCGACGCCATGGAAGCCGGCAAGGACGTGTATTGCGAAAAGCCGATGACCCGCACCATTGGCGAAGCCCAATTGGTGGTCGATGCCGCGGTCAAGAACAACCGCGTCATGACGGTCGGCGTGCAATCCATGGCCGATCCCACGTGGCTGGAAGCGTACAACTACATCCGGTCGGGCAAGCTCGGCCATGTGATGCAAGGCCAAACCAGTTACTTCCGCAACTATATCGGCGGCCAATGGCGCTACTACCCGCTCAAGCGGGACATGAATCCCAAGACCATCGATTGGGATATGTTCTTGGGCCATAAGTTCGAGCTGGGCGGCGAAAAGCTCGGACCCACCCCCGAAGAAATGCCGTTTGACCGTGCCGTGTGGGCGCAATGGCGTTGCTATTGGCCGTTCGGCGGTGGCATGTTCACCGACCTGTTCGTGCACCAAACCACCCACCTGATCTCGGCGATGGGCGTTCGTTATCCCGCTCGGGTCACCGGGGGCGGCGGGATCTACCTGGAATACGATGGCCGCGATGTGCCGGACGTGGCAACCGTGGTGGCCGATTACAACGAAGGCTGCCAAGTCATCATCTCCGCCACCATGTGCAACGACACCCAATTGGGCGAAGTGATTCGCGGTCGATTGGGCACCATCAAGTTCATGGGTGGTGGCGATTATGTGAAGGGTTTCGAGGTCTTCGGCCAAGAAATCAGCGGTGGCCCGGCCAAGCCGAAGACTGGCTTCGGCAGCCCGATCTTCACCTACAACAATCCCAAGGCTGGCAACGCGACCTACGCGCTGTGGGCCGATTTCCTGGAACACGTCCGCACCCGCGATCGTCAAACGCTCAGCACGCCGGAACTGGGGGCTGCCGCCTTCACGACCGTCGCCATGGGTTCGCAAAGCTATCGCACGGGCAAAGTGCTGTTCTGGGACAGCTCGAAGCGCAAGGCCGTCGAAGCCGATGCGAGCTGGGCTGCCAAGCTCGAAGCCCGCTCGAAGAAGCGCGACAAGCCCAGCCAAATCATCGGCTGGCAAGGTGGCGATAGCGGCAGCGTGGTGATCCCACCCGACTATCAAAAGCTCGAAGGCCCGTGGGTCGACGGTAAAGATCCCGCTGGTGCGTGA
- a CDS encoding aminomethyltransferase family protein, with translation MTARTPIAAWAQAHGATFGQFAGWEMPAHYGDLAGEYRATLDSAALFDYSYAGKLELSGPDAPSFLGNLSTNDIASLPLGGGCETYFCDHRAKVQHAGWVYRVLLDGMRNGFWLDTTPGRDELLIRHLDRYLISEAVEMVNRTTQFAQFHLAGPRAKAILAEAIGSDLPELDEFLHMERTIGANAVVSLRRHDPLGVPGYDLVCTNERAEAVVRMLVDSLGAQPAGLETYETLRIEAGTPIYGIDIDENRFVMEVANALRAVSYRKGCYLGQEPIVMARDRAGFVNRSFLGMTVSREEPLPAGTKVMRENTEVGIITSSIRAPGRSNAVAIGYLRRGHQDIGTILEADVNGVRVPVTVAGFPVNRS, from the coding sequence ATGACCGCACGCACTCCGATTGCAGCGTGGGCTCAAGCTCACGGCGCAACCTTTGGCCAATTCGCGGGTTGGGAAATGCCCGCGCATTACGGGGATCTTGCCGGCGAATATCGGGCGACACTCGATTCGGCGGCATTGTTCGATTACTCGTATGCTGGTAAACTCGAATTGTCGGGTCCGGATGCGCCATCGTTTCTGGGGAATCTCTCCACCAACGACATCGCCAGTCTGCCACTCGGCGGCGGATGCGAGACCTATTTCTGCGATCATCGTGCGAAAGTGCAGCATGCCGGGTGGGTCTATCGGGTTCTGCTCGATGGCATGCGAAATGGGTTTTGGTTGGATACGACGCCGGGCCGCGATGAATTATTGATTCGACATCTGGATCGCTATCTGATCTCTGAAGCGGTCGAGATGGTCAATCGCACGACGCAGTTTGCCCAGTTTCACTTGGCCGGTCCGCGAGCGAAAGCGATACTCGCCGAAGCGATCGGTTCCGACCTGCCGGAACTCGACGAATTCCTGCACATGGAACGCACCATTGGCGCGAATGCGGTTGTGAGTCTGCGGCGGCACGATCCACTGGGGGTGCCCGGATATGATTTAGTCTGTACGAATGAGCGAGCGGAAGCGGTCGTTCGCATGCTCGTCGATTCGCTGGGTGCCCAGCCTGCCGGGTTGGAAACCTACGAAACCCTCCGAATCGAGGCCGGAACGCCAATTTACGGAATCGACATCGACGAGAATCGCTTTGTGATGGAAGTCGCAAATGCGTTGCGGGCCGTGAGTTATCGCAAAGGGTGCTACCTGGGCCAGGAGCCAATCGTGATGGCGCGGGATCGCGCGGGCTTCGTTAATCGCTCGTTTTTGGGAATGACGGTCTCCCGCGAAGAGCCGCTGCCAGCAGGCACGAAGGTGATGCGCGAAAACACCGAGGTGGGAATCATCACCTCGTCGATCCGCGCTCCCGGGCGATCGAACGCAGTGGCAATTGGCTACCTGCGCCGAGGTCATCAAGACATTGGCACGATCTTGGAAGCAGACGTCAATGGCGTGCGGGTTCCGGTGACCGTCGCGGGCTTTCCGGTGAATCGGAGCTGA
- a CDS encoding CPBP family intramembrane glutamic endopeptidase gives MMELVWGLGQLMAGWLILVASTAPIVWWLSRQAQPIARPNVPPTWGGIEIILMFIGYLFITLLASQPARQLLDLPELPDGVPRSDAESNQISLITASLAFPFQLMFFSVLFRWRNPESRHAFGLFGSGIAHDILTGMRTWRWCTPMVIAAFGVPVLLGGLIQMKPDEHDLSTMAENASPGMLALIIIQAAIVAPIVEELAFRGAILRSIAQNEAGCDVVYASAIFLPVLGASIPETLPEIINRFGSSAFLILLMPWYLRIRRRHDVQTAAIWASSALFAALHASVWPSPIPLFVLAMVLGRVTLASGSLLPPILIHAMFNSVSIVQILILK, from the coding sequence ATGATGGAACTCGTCTGGGGTCTTGGCCAACTGATGGCAGGCTGGCTGATTCTCGTGGCCAGCACCGCACCAATCGTCTGGTGGCTCTCCCGACAAGCTCAACCCATTGCTCGTCCGAATGTACCACCAACCTGGGGGGGAATCGAAATCATCCTCATGTTCATCGGCTATCTCTTCATCACGCTCCTGGCGTCTCAACCAGCCCGTCAACTTCTGGATTTGCCCGAACTTCCGGACGGTGTGCCACGTTCCGACGCGGAGTCCAACCAAATTTCGCTCATTACCGCGTCACTCGCCTTTCCATTCCAACTGATGTTCTTCAGCGTGCTGTTCCGTTGGCGGAATCCCGAATCACGACACGCCTTTGGACTCTTCGGTTCCGGTATCGCTCACGACATTCTCACTGGAATGCGAACCTGGCGGTGGTGTACCCCGATGGTGATTGCTGCATTTGGGGTGCCGGTGCTGTTGGGTGGGTTGATTCAAATGAAACCAGACGAACATGACCTTTCCACGATGGCCGAAAATGCTTCGCCGGGAATGCTGGCGTTAATCATCATTCAAGCGGCGATTGTGGCACCAATCGTGGAGGAACTCGCCTTTCGCGGAGCGATTCTTCGTTCGATCGCACAAAATGAGGCGGGCTGTGATGTGGTCTATGCCTCGGCCATTTTTCTGCCGGTGCTCGGCGCATCCATTCCGGAAACGCTCCCGGAAATCATCAACCGCTTTGGATCGTCGGCGTTTCTGATCCTGCTCATGCCGTGGTATCTGCGCATCCGCCGACGACACGACGTCCAGACGGCCGCGATCTGGGCCAGCTCGGCGTTGTTTGCCGCGCTCCATGCCAGCGTATGGCCTTCGCCGATTCCGTTGTTCGTGTTGGCGATGGTTCTGGGGCGGGTCACGCTCGCCAGCGGATCGCTGCTGCCGCCGATCCTCATTCACGCGATGTTCAACAGCGTCTCCATCGTGCAAATCCTCATCCTGAAGTAA
- the yidD gene encoding membrane protein insertion efficiency factor YidD — protein MKRLLVWGLTRILIGLVRFYQYCIRPILPPMCRFMPSCSEYMILAIQKYGPIIGTWKGCRRLCRCHPWHPGGFDPP, from the coding sequence ATGAAACGGCTGCTCGTCTGGGGGCTGACTCGGATTCTGATTGGACTAGTGCGGTTTTATCAATATTGCATTCGTCCCATCCTTCCGCCGATGTGTCGGTTCATGCCGAGCTGTTCGGAATATATGATTCTGGCGATCCAGAAATATGGCCCGATCATCGGCACTTGGAAGGGCTGTCGGCGATTGTGTCGATGCCATCCGTGGCATCCGGGTGGGTTTGATCCGCCGTAA